In one Lolium rigidum isolate FL_2022 chromosome 3, APGP_CSIRO_Lrig_0.1, whole genome shotgun sequence genomic region, the following are encoded:
- the LOC124698808 gene encoding transcription factor bHLH18-like, which yields MEDSTMFIQWAMETLQHEHHPAAAAAYADAGEVFPSLQVLRCSELQNGTAPAAAQAGNHHRATDSWSSGDSGRENTPGAAVVENDGWSSNCSVGSTTYPPVSWNFTSTMAQPSIHDEATPTARARPLDVPEPAYRSPASRKRSAKSAACTGTGHTSSPEPFVQEHVMAERKRREKINRQFIELSTVIPGLKKMDKATILSDAVRYVKEQQEKLKELEDRNLRTVEPVVLVKRPCIATKPDGTATTGSSLPEIEARISNSTVMVKIHCEDGKGLLARLLTEVEGLRLRITHTNAIPFPACTVNITIMAKMDEGFNITADDILGKLDASLH from the exons ATGGAAGACTCGACCATGTTCATCCAGTGGGCCATGGAGACGCTGCAGCACGAGCATCAcccggcggccgccgctgcctACGCCGACGCCGGCGAGGTCTTCCCGTCACTTCAAGTGCTCCGCTGCTCAGAGCTACAGAACGGCACGGCCCCTGCCGCAGCACAGGCTGGCAACCACCACCGCGCCACAGACAGCTGGAGCTCAGGCGACAGCGGCCGTGAGAACACGCCGGGCGCCGCGGTCGTGGAGAACGACGGCTGGTCGTCCAACTGCAGCGTCGGTAGCACAACCTACCCACCCGTGAGCTGGAACTTCACCTCCACCATGGCGCAGCCGAGCATTCACGACGAGGCCACGCCCACCGCTCGCGCACGACCGCTCGACGTGCCTGAGCCGGCGTACAGGTCGCCCGCCTCAAGGAAACGCTCCGCGAAGAGCGCCGCCTGTACGGGGACGGGGCACACGTCATCACCGGAGCCGTTCGTGCAGGAACACGTCATGGCTGAGAGGAAGCGCCGCGAGAAGATCAACCGTCAATTCATCGAGCTCTCCACCGTCATCCCCGGCCTCAAGAAG ATGGACAAGGCGACGATTCTGTCCGACGCTGTGAGGTACGTCAAGGAGCAGCAGGAGAAGCTCAAGGAGCTCGAGGACCGCAACCTAAGGACCGTCGAACCGGTTGTGCTTGTCAAGAGGCCCTGCATCGCCACAAAACCTGACGGCACGGCAACGACCGGGAGCTCGCTGCCGGAGATCGAGGCGAGGATCTCGAACAGCACCGTCATGGTGAAGATCCATTGCGAGGACGGCAAGGGGCTGCTTGCCAGGTTGCTCACTGAGGTCGAGGGTCTTCGCCTTAGGATCACGCACACCAATGCCATCCCCTTCCCGGCTTGCACTGTGAACATAACTATCATGGCAAAG ATGGACGAGGGTTTCAACATCACAGCAGATGACATCTTAGGGAAGCTCGACGCCTCGTTGCACTGA